The Topomyia yanbarensis strain Yona2022 unplaced genomic scaffold, ASM3024719v1 HiC_scaffold_553, whole genome shotgun sequence genome has a window encoding:
- the LOC131695804 gene encoding protein stunted-like isoform X1, with product MSAWRAAGLNYINYSNIAARLVRQALKSEHRAQAARRDDSHIKFTKWINGKPEKLAAEN from the exons ATGTCCGCCTGGAGAGCAGCTGGTTTAAA CTACATAAACTATTCTAACATTGCCGCTCGTCTGGTCCGtcaggctttgaagtcggaacACAGAGCTCAAGCTGCGCGGCGCGATGATTCGCATATCAAATTCACCAAATGGATCAATGGAAAGCCGGAAA aaCTGGCCGCTGAAAATTAG
- the LOC131695804 gene encoding protein stunted-like isoform X2, with translation MSAWRAAGLNYINYSNIAARLVRQALKSEHRAQAARRDDSHIKFTKWINGKPETEK, from the exons ATGTCCGCCTGGAGAGCAGCTGGTTTAAA CTACATAAACTATTCTAACATTGCCGCTCGTCTGGTCCGtcaggctttgaagtcggaacACAGAGCTCAAGCTGCGCGGCGCGATGATTCGCATATCAAATTCACCAAATGGATCAATGGAAAGCCGGAAA ctgagaAATAA
- the LOC131695803 gene encoding diphosphomevalonate decarboxylase, with amino-acid sequence MEITSIARQGSGSACRSLYSGFVQWCKGHLPDGSDSIAVQLFPHDFWPEMRILILVVNDTRKKTSSTGGMSTSVRTSKLLKHRVEHCVPQHTKELVKALHMKDFETFGRVTMQDSNQFHAVCLDTYPPCVYMNDVSHAIVNVIHQFNDLKGEIRVAYTFDAGPNACLYLLEKDVSEMLAVINKVFPNDKLNCPEYIKGLPIDLTQLPEPATAFTLAGQNMLKYMIYTKLGEGPKRVPI; translated from the exons ATGGAAATAACATCCATTGCTCGCCAAGGAAGCGGATCGGCCTGTCGCAGCTTGTATTCTGGTTTTGTGCAATGGTGTAAAGGGCATCTGCCAGACGGAAGTGATTCGATCGCTGTTCAGTTATTTCCTCATGATTTTTGGCCTGAAATGCGAATCCTCATTTTGGTGGTAAACGATACCCGCAAAAAAACCAGTTCAACGGGAGGAATGTCGACCAGTGTAAGAACGTCTAAGTTATTGAAGCATCGAGTGGAACACTGTGTACCGCAACATACAAAGGAATTAGTGAAG GCTCTTCACATGAAGGACTTCGAAACATTTGGAAGAGTTACAATGCAGGACAGCAATCAATTCCACGCAGTATGTCTTGACACATACCCACCATGTGTTTACATGAACGACGTCTCGCATGCTATCGTTAATGTGATTCACCAATTCAACGATCTGAAGGGTGAAATTAGAGTGGCTTACACCTTTGATGCTGGTCCAAATGCGTGCCTTTATTTACTTGAAAAGGATGTTTCCGAGATGTTAGCTGTGATAAATAAAGTTTTCCCAAATGATAAACTGAATTGTCCTGAATACATCAAAGGGCTTCCAATAGATTTAACACAATTACCGGAACCGGCAACAGCATTTACCCTCGCTGGACAAAACATGCTAAAATATATGATCTATACCAAGCTCGGCGAAGGACCGAAACGTGTGCCTATATAG